In Mobula birostris isolate sMobBir1 chromosome 2, sMobBir1.hap1, whole genome shotgun sequence, the genomic stretch TAAGTGCAAGGCCATTCTCTTCTATAGCTCATTGAATGAGATGATAATGATTTAGAACTCAGTCTCAAACATACTGAAAGTAAGCTGGacctcagaattagaatcaggtttaatatcaccagcattctgtatgtcatgaaatttgttgttttgtggcagcagtacattgcaatacatagtatacATTAAACTATACATTACAAGATATATATAATAAAAgtacattaaataagtagtgcaaaaagagagaaaaaaatatactgaggaagtgttcatgggttagttgtctccagaaatctgatgacacaggggaaaaagctgtgactgaaatgttgagtgcatgtcttcaggttccttacctcctccttaatggtggtaatgagaagagggcaagtcctaggtgatgggggttctgAATCATTGATGTCACCTtattgaggcattgccttttgaaggtgcctggatgatggggaggtTAGCCCATGATGAagcaggctgagtttacaacttttctgcagctttttccaatcttgtgcagtggccactccatatcggacagtgatgcaaccagttagaatgatctccaaagtacatctgtagaaatttgtgatcatctttggtgacatatcaactcccctcaaattcttaatgaaatatagccactatagtgccttctttgtaattgcatcaacatgttgggcccaggatagatcctcagagtgttgacacccaggaacttgaaactactcaccctttacACATCtaatcccccgatgaggactagtgtgtgttccctcaacttacacttcctgaaatccacaatcaattccttggtcttaacgacattgagtgcaaggttgttgctgtgataccactcaaccaactgatctatctcactcctgtgcctcCACATCAGCatatgaaattctgccagcaatagttattttgttagcaaatttatagctgccatttgagctgtgcctagccatacagtcacgggtgtggagagagtagagcagtgggctaagcacgcatcgcaccagtgttgactgtcaatgaggagatgttatttccaatctgcacagagtGTGGTTTTTtggtgagaaagtcaaggatccaagaGGGAGGAATAGAGGTCCAGGCTTTTGAGCTTTTTAAGAAGAACTGAAGGCATGATTGTGTTGAAAGAACTGTATATCTTGGTTCCACAATGGAGACCAAAGATTGCAGACTTTCCTACTTCTATAAAGAAGCTCCAGTCCACCAATTATGATACAAATTAAAGTGAAAATGCGTGTTGTGGAGCCACTGGTTCAGATTGTGGCTTGTATGCCATCATGGAGCAAGACAGAGACGAATTTCTGCTCTCAACCAAATCTAAGAAAGCAGCTCTACAGATATAACTAGAACATGGTTTTCTTTTTACTATTTTTTAAATCAGCCGCTTGTTTCTTCTGATTTCCAAATCCTTACAATGACTCTTCCAGACTCATTTACTAAACCACCACTTTAAACATCTAATTTTGCCcttctccctctgaaattgcTGTCAGGGTTCCATACCTCCAGCAAACAAGTTCCCACTAGTAAACATCCCTTCAAGAAAATGGTGTTTTGCCCCACCACCTTTAGAACTGGTCAAAATTCTCTCACCATCCCCCTACTTCTGCACTCACCAGGATGTGACACCAGTCGTACCTGTAATTGGAAGATTAACAACTTTGAGATCCTATTTTTAAATCTCATCCATAACACTCTGTACTTAACATTGTCATACTATCTAACTGTACCCATAAGGACcacatctctggctgtccatcctTCTAACTCAGAATGATCGACAGCTTCTCAGTGATATCCTTAACCTTAGTAGCTGGGAGGCAACATTCCATCTTAGAGTCATATCTGAGGTCATTCAAATACCATTCTGCCCTTCCAGTACTGAATGCCCCAACTTGATACTTCAACTCCCACATACCACATCCAGCAGTCATCTAAGGAGCTGTTGCCTTCTCCACTATAGAGGCAAACACCCACTGGAGGGTGTGATATACTTAGACTGTACCTGTCGGTCTTCTTTGGCTGCTTGCAAATGTTTAGACTTCAGGTTGACTATCTCCTGAAACATATCAGATAATGCTCAAGGTCTGAAATCTATACTTGGCACCACTTTCTGCCCACAGAAGAGCATTCTATATTTTCCACCGGGCACAGGATGTGCTTTCAAcatgaaacacagaaacatagaaaacctacaacacaatacaggcctttcgccCACAATACtgggccgaacatgtacttactttagaatttacctagggatacccatagccctctatttttctaagcgccatgcacctatccaagagtctcttaaaagaccctattgtatccacccccaccaccgttgccagcagcccattccacgcactcaccattctgcgtaaaaaaacttacccctgacatctcttctgtacctacttccaagcaccttaaaactgtgccctcttgtgttagccatttcagtcctgggaaaaagcctctgactagccacataatcaatgcctctcatcatcttatacacctctatcaggtcacctctcatcctccgtcgctccaaggagaaaaggccaagttcactcaacctattctcataaggcatgctccccaatccaggcaacatccttggtaaatctcctctgcaccctttctatagtttccacatccttcctgcagtgaggtgacagaactgagcacagtactccaagtggggtctgaccagggtcctatatagctgcaacattacctcgcggctgTACCATTTCTCTCCTTGTTATAATAATGGAAAAATATAACAGCTCAGGCCAATGCTCAATAGGTgatctttttaaaataaaaaatgctTTATTAATTAAAAGTTATTTTCAATCAATAAATATCTTCTTTTCAGAAAATCTCCTTGCTTTTCACTCTATTGGAGCTAGATTCTGTGTTTGAAGAATTAATTACAATAAATTTCAAGTGTGAGACAGACTTATTCCCTCCATATCTCTAGAGGGAGCAGGTCTTAGACTGCTGCTCTTACTTACAAAGCTTTTGTGTTGGCTTCAGCAACCTTCAATGTATTTCTTAGAAAGTATCCCTGCTGCCTGAAAAATGACAGTTGGTAGTGTTTCTTTACAAACCTATTGTCGCACTGCAACACCAACACGTTTCAGGCAGACCAAATTGATCATCCAGCAGTACTTGACATTCATCTTGGTAAACCTAGTGCTGGGATTGTGCTTGTTGGTATACTCAAGGATACGTGTATCAACGTCAATCGTCCTGGTTGAGGAAATCTTGAAAGCTTCTTCCAGTGGTAGTGAGTGCCTCACTGTCCAAGATGAGCTCTCCACCGTTTTATTTATTTGCAATGATAACACCTCAAATATTCAATTAAATTGGGCAGCATGAAGTTTCAATGAAAATGATTTCAAACATCAATTcacctctctctccacagatgctccgATTTGTATATTGCCAAAATCTTGTTTTTAAGATACCCAGCTTCCCCACTGTTTTGCCTGATGTTAAACATAAAGCAAGCAAATTCGAGATGATGATTACTTTAAAACCCTGCAATTTATACAAGGGGCTTGCTAGACTGACAACTTTGTTAAAATAGCGATTAAAACAATGGTTAAAATATGGCGTTATCTGCATCAGGCCAAACTGAGCGGGTCCAGTCCGACCAACGTACCTCTCGACAAGGATCAACTTTCAGACTCGCCGACAGCATCTGCGCGTCCTGTTGCACCACCCAGCTCTGCATCTTCCCGGCCGGCGGGTGTGACCCTATGATCCCCCTCCGCCCGGCCGACGGATTCAACTCCGAGCTCCCGCTCCCCCCGGCCACTGAATCCGACCCCAGGCTGTCGTTGCTCCCCACCGGCAGGTCGGACTGCGGGCTCCTAAGGGCCAACGATTCCAGCCCCAGGCTCCTGCTCCTATCGGTCGATGGATCCGACCTCAGGCTCTCACTGCCCTCGACAGGCGGCTCCGAACCGGGGTTCCCGCTGCCCTCGGCAGGCGGCTCCGAACCGGGGTTCCCGCTGCCCTCGGCAGGCGGCTCCGAACCGGGGTTCCCGCTGCCCTCGGCAGGCGGCTCCGAACCGGGGTTCCCGCTGCCCTCGGCAGGCGGCTCCGACCCGGCTGGCTCCGACTCCGAGCTCATGTTCTCTCCGGCCACTCTCACCTCCATCCTGCGCAAACTCCCCGCTTTTCTGCCGGTTACCTCGGCGACGGCACGATCACCTCAACTTGGCGCTAGTACCCGATGCGCAACCCTGCAAATGTCTGGTATCTACCTCCCAGGCTGCAGGCGGCGCTAACACCGGCCGTATGGGGGCGGgggaaggggacaccagcagcCATTGATTCAAGTTCAACAACGATGCAGCAGATTTTCAGTCAGCAGTACACAGCTTCTCTGGTTAGAGTAAGACAATCCAACCCCAAAATTGCGGCCATAATTAATAGCCTGGTTAAGTCACTAAGttccacaggaaaataaatacgtATATTTATAAATTGCAACAACCTTGAACTTCTATCGATATAAATAGAAGGAAGTTTAAGTCGTCACCACTTGCCAAAGAAGAACACTTAGAACTAACCAAAGCATTAAGGTAAATGGGaataaaaaatacaaagaaaaagaaCAAACTTAACATTCACAAGGCCATGAGACAGTCTCAGGAAAACTGCACCAACACCTCGGGTCTGAGGCCTTTCATCAAAAATGCTTGGGGTAAATACTTATTTAAGACGGAGAGCTCTGAGA encodes the following:
- the LOC140186074 gene encoding uncharacterized protein isoform X2, whose product is MEVRVAGENMSSESEPAGSEPPAEGSGNPGSEPPAEGSGNPGSEPPAEGSGNPGSEPPAEGSGNPGSEPPVEGSESLRSDPSTDRSRSLGLESLALRSPQSDLPVGSNDSLGSDSVAGGSGSSELNPSAGRRGIIGSHPPAGKMQSWVVQQDAQMLSASLKVDPCREAKELTESIEEMLIRLDEFCGMLDMIRNDSSQILDESIPKLKVKALEMKEVYSKIDKMEIFVKMVEQSATMLEEQVIQAEKDSGNVSRGVCRFLHSINAPFLNKKRNCISQQNFTYELPNLYRTEAYFPANHNRTFFKPNE
- the LOC140186074 gene encoding uncharacterized protein isoform X3; this translates as MEVRVAGENMSSESEPAGSEPPAEGSGNPGSEPPAEGSGNPGSEPPAEGSGNPGSEPPAEGSGNPGSEPPVEGSESLRSDPSTDRSRSLGLESLALRSPQSDLPVGSNDSLGSDSVAGGSGSSELNPSAGRRGIIGSHPPAGKMQSWVVQQDAQMLSASLKVDPCREAKELTESIEEMLIRLDEFCGMLDMIRNDSSQILDESIPKLKVKALEMKEVYSKIDKMEIFVKMVEQSATMLEEQVIQAEKDSGNVSRGVCRFLHSINAPFLNKRNCISQQNFTYELPNLYRTEAYFPANHNRTFFKPNE
- the LOC140186074 gene encoding uncharacterized protein isoform X1, whose protein sequence is MEVRVAGENMSSESEPAGSEPPAEGSGNPGSEPPAEGSGNPGSEPPAEGSGNPGSEPPAEGSGNPGSEPPVEGSESLRSDPSTDRSRSLGLESLALRSPQSDLPVGSNDSLGSDSVAGGSGSSELNPSAGRRGIIGSHPPAGKMQSWVVQQDAQMLSASLKVDPCREAKELTESIEEMLIRLDEFCGMLDMIRNDSSQILDESIPKLKVKALEMKEVYSKIDKMEIFVKMVEQSATMLEEQVIQAEKDSGNVSRGVCRFLHSINAPFLNPIRMVELGGSSGESWGERRSREVAIGFDPTGRRDCNSALQDEEAQDEKFYR